The DNA window GCTAGTGATGCAGGTGCCCCAGGTAAATTTAGCATACTGCAGCTTGCTTTCATTTCTAAGATAACCAAATTTTCAATTAGATTATTGCTGTTGATCTTGTGCACATCCATTGTCGGGAGTAAACTTCAACAGTATTATTCCATCATTTCATAACGGTATTATTCCATCATTTCATGACAAGGCTGAATGCCACGAAATTATTCAGTTTTTTTTCTATGTCCGTACTTGGATTTGAGTAAAATTGCTGAGGTGCATTGAGGCATAAGTACCTATCTGGGCTTTTAGGTCTATCACCATTGACCAGTAATCACCGAATGAAAAGCATATATTTCTTTAGTCTATAGAGTACAAACTCAACAACCTCAGCAGTTATTATGGTATTAACTATAATGTTGTACATACCATCTTTCATATGATTTATCTGATGACCAATAAAATATATATTCAGCTCGTCCAAGAGCGCCAGCTCCAAAATGGTTGAAATGCCCCACTGGTGCATCTTTTGGCTTTGGTGGTAAACTTGTTGCTTTCCATCCGGCGGCACCCACCCAAGGCGCCCAAGTATCTTCTTCTGAGGTTTGTTTTCTTGTGTGCTTCCCTGCTTTATTCTCCTTTTGAAGTTCCTGTTCCTGTCTTAACATATACATATAATTATAGGTGCATGTGCACAATTTGGTGATTGAGCAAAGTCTGGTCAGCCGGTCAACTGAATTTGAAGCTGCTATACAGAATGGTGACAAGAGTTCGCTGCGTGCTCTGTGTGAAAAAAAGTCACAAGAATCATTGTATGTGCTTACCCTTTAGTAGAACACTCGCTAACCTTTGCATGATAACTAACTCTATGCTATGCATGTTTTGAGCAGATCTGATGAGGAAAGAGAAACATGGGGCTTCTTAAGGGTTATGTTTGAGGATGGGGATGTTGCAAGGACAAAATTGCTTGCTCATCTTGGCTTCGAACCGCCTCAAGCACCAACTGTGGATTCAACTGATGAACTGAGCCAAACATTGGCGGATACACTTAATCTTGATCATGGCACAACAACTGATAATGCAGATGCTCAATTTCTCGCTGATAACGGGGATGATTTTTTCAATAATCCTCAACCTTCAGAGGCTAGCTTAGCTGAAGAATCAATTTCTACAAATGCTGAACAGATAGAGCAGGAAATGCCTGGAGATGTTGTGCCATCTGATCCATCAATTGACAAGAGCATTCAACACGCGTTGGTGGTTGGAGACTACAAAGGGGCAGTTAAACAGTGCCTTGCTGCAAATCGTATGGCTGATGCTTTGGTTATTGCCCATGCTGGTGGTTCGGCTCTATGGGAAAGCACAAGAAATCAGTATCTTAGAAAGAGTATCTCACCCTACTTAAAGGTTTAGTTTTATTCTCTGTTTATGGATATCTGTATTTTATTTTAGGTATCCATTTGGTAACTACCCTTATTTGTTCTTATATTGTTTCAAACTCAGGTTGTTTCTGCTATGGTGGGCAACGATTTAATGAGTTTCGTGAGTACTTGGCCCCTAAGTTCGTGGAAAGAGACTCTTGCGCTATTGTGCACAGTAAGTGTCTTTGATACTTTGGATGTATTGCAAGTTGCAACTCTTTCCTCTTGTTCAACTGGgttgtgttttttttttttcctttgataTCTTCTGGTGTAGAAGAATTACTCAAATGATGCTTTCAACCTTTCATAGATGAGCCTAAAGTGCCATTGCATTTTATTCTTTGTTATCTCACATATATTTACTTAAGACTGAACTGATTTTAGAGGCACTTGTCTGATGTGTGTTACCACAATGTTGGTACTAGTGTATAGTCCTATACTCCTATTGGAAGTTATTGCTCATGTTTGCATGGTTCATGAGTTGGTCCTTGGGTTGGGTCCCCATGTAATGTGATGACCTCAAACTGGAGCAGCAGTGTTAGGACAGTTGCTGGTGAACCATTTGAGGATCGACATTCCTTTTTTTTGGGTAGGGAGTGTGTGTTTGGGTCCATGATGTAGGAATCACAGAGGAAAAATGGTCCTATCTGATCAGCCTAGCCATTTTGTTCTGGCCAAGTTGCAAATAAATCCGTTATGAACAAACTTGGTGATCTTCCTGCAATATTATAAAAAATATTTTCTATAGATAAACAGTGAAAAGGGGTAGCTGGGTTGGTGGGTTTTAAATTACTTTCCTCCATATCTATGGTATacttcctccgttccaaattataggccattttaacttttctagatacatactCCTTCCGTCCCACGAAGACCGTTCGTTTAGCCTTCAAATTTTGTCCCACAAAGACTGTTCTTTAAGATTGTAGTAAAGTCCATCTAAATAAAGCAATATCAAATACTAAGAAATAAGTACATAGAGAAGGGCATGGAGCCTATCAAATGCTTAAGTAGATGTTACTTTTCAAGTTCCAATGCATTTGCATTTATTGAGGATCTAGGGAATCAAATAAACAGCACGGTCTTCAATCACAACTGTTATAGTTAATTAGGGGTAACATGGACATTTTCCACTACTAGTAATATGTCTGAAATTTTCTAAACGAACATTCTTtgtgggacggagggagtatgttTTACAATCTATCTATACAGTGTATAtttaggtgcatagcaaaatctatgtatctagaaaagtcaaaatAATCTATAATATGGAATGGAGGAAGTAGCTGCTATTTGCTTGTATTTGAGAGCTAATGAAACTATTAATTTGCAACAGTTTGCGCGGAAAGAGGAATGGAATGTTTTGTGTGACACACTTGCATCTAGACTCCTGAGTGTTGGAAATACACTAGCTGCAACTCTTTGTTACATCTGTGCTGGAAATATTGACAAAGCTGTGGAAATATGGTCTCGCAACTTGAAGTCTGAAGATGGTGGGAAGACTTATGTTGATCTTCTCCAGGTACAATTGGATACTAAAAGTTCATTGTTCCATGGCTTTCTCTAAACAGTTTGTAACTGGTTAGTATGTAAATGCAGGATTTGATGGAAAAGACCATTACTCTCGCCCTTGCTACAGGCCACAAGAGATTTAGCGCATCGCTCTCTAAGCTTGTTGAGAACTACGCTGAACTGTTGGCCAGTCAAGGTCTTCTGAAGACTGCAATGGAGTATTTGAAACTGTTGGGATCAGATGAACATTCACATGAGCTGGCGATTTTGAGAGATAGAATTGCATTTTCTACAGAAGGTTGACACAAACTTATAGAATCACTTGATCTGGTTTTATGTGCTGTCTTCTATTGATTTATAGAATCAAATGTTATTATGCTGAGTTAGGCATTCGCTCCAAGCATATTGAAAAGCTTTGGCCATCCAACACCTTTCATCATCTCACTGTAGTATAAATCTAAAGTATTTATCCTGTTGTCTTTGGTGTTTCTGTTTGCCTAAAGTATAACATTTTTAAGCCTGCTGCCAGAGCTTAAAAAAATAATCCTATTATTGTCAGATGCCCTCGAAACGCAACTTATCTCAAATCGCAAAATTTAATGTGGCTATCTAATATCATGATGCATTAGTGTTAATGTCAtaattcatttgaatttaattaacaCTTCCATGAAAAAAGTACACCATACCACATCCATATACACACAAAGACCAGTCCGCAGAAGATCCTGGAAGAACCTACCGCCACAACCACCAACACAAATGTTTTAAGTAGTGAAGATATCAACATTCCGTGGACTTTGTTAAACTTTATTGCTTTTGCTTACATGCCTTAGCATATAAATGAACTATTCCTTGGTTTAAAATTTGTGCACAAACTTTACTTTAATACTATATATGCATCTGAGATGTAGGTATTTGCATTTGAACTTACAACACAATTCAGTTTTTTTGTTTTACCTTTATGTCTGCAGAGTAAAACCATTTTTTTCCCATTGTGCTAATATATTGATGATTAGACATGCAATTTTATATCATATTGTTGATTAGAGGTATGCTTTCCAGAGAATGATGCTGCTAGGAGCTCTGTTTCTGATAGCACTGGTGCCAGTTCTCCGTATGCCACTAATCAGAGTTATATCACCCCGGACCATTCTCAGAATCTTTACCAGGTTTCCTCTTGTACATTGTTTCCTAGTTCAAATTTCCCATTTGATCTACCAGTTTAATTTTGTAGGAATAAACTAGTAATATGTTTGCTGGAGTTGTCAAACTAATGTTCTGAGTTCCACAAACAGCAGGTACAATCATATAATGTTCCAAGTAACACATATTCGGATGGTTACCAGCAACAACCTAATGCAGCCTTTGCATACAACAATGCATACCAACCTACACAACCAGCCCAAATGTTTGTTCCACCAAGTGCGCCCATCAGCTCTCAGGTATGTGATTCAGGAAAACCCTTCTCCTTTTTAGTCCAAGTATCATATTTCAATAGCAAATGAAACATTTGATGTTCCCTTACTGTGCTTGAACGAAAGACCTAATTATAGTGTTGGATATGATGTGTGATATCTGGACATGTGTTTGTAGCTTTTGTTGCTGAAATATATGTTACTTTGACTAGCTTATTTTCACTTTATGTGAAGTTAGTGGGTGCTTTGTTCTCCCCACATAAATTTATGCATGATTGCCATAATTGTTTGTTTTCTTTTGCAGCAACCACAAGGTTCTGCTCCCGTGCCTGTGCCACCGCAAACAGTAAAGACATTTACTCCTGCAAACCCAATGAGTCTCAAAAATGCAGAACAATATCATCAACCTAATACCTTGGGCTCACAGCTTTACACGGTAGATATATTGCTGACTTAGTTTTACCTGCTGTTCGCATGACATCAATTAAAAACTGATCTCTGGTTTATACAGGGTGCTGCAAACCAGCCATATTCTACTGCATCATCTGCTCCGTATCAAAGCGGACCTCCACCCACATTCAAACCTGTTCAATACCAGACTACACCAGTCCCTTCCGTTGGTCCTACTGCCTCTGTACCAGGAACGGTCCCTAACCAGATGCTTCCCCATTCTGCTGCTGCAACTAACTCAACATCCAGGTTTATGCCATCAAACAATCAAGGCTTTGTTCAGAGACCAGGCTTGAGTCCTGCCCAGCCCTCAAGCCCAACACAGGCACAGGCACCGGCACAGCCAGCTCCTCCTGCACCTCCCCCGACTGTGCAGACAGCTGATACATCAAAGGTTTCTGGTACGTGGAATGCAGATACAGTGCTTATATTTGTTGTTATCGGATTTTTTTATTTCACTTGCCCGTAAAGTATTCTACAAGACTTATCATCATGTTCATGCTAAATAAGCTTTTTTTTTTGCTATTCTGGTTTTGAGGAACATTTTTTCCCTGACCTGTTATGTGATTTGGTTGGTTCTAACGTTTCAATTGTACCAAAGAAATACTTTATGCTGCTAGGAAACATGGTATTGACTTCTCTGTTTGTGTTTTGCAGCTGAGCTGAGACCTGTTATTGCAACACTGACCAGACTATTTGACGAGACATCCAAAGCCCTCGGGGGATCACAAGCTACTCAAGCAAAGAAGCGTGAAATTGAAGATAATTCAAGGAAAATAGGGGCATTGTTTGCGAAACTAAATAGTGGCGACATATCTCCAAATGTTTCATCTAAACTCATTCAGCTGTGCAGTGCACTTGATAGTAGTGATTTTGCCACTGCGATGCACCTCCAGGTACATTTTATTCATCCGTGCTATTAGGTTATGTAGAGTTTCTCCTTTCCCCATGTTGTGTTAGAAGTTGATGGATGCTAGTTTTTATTGTACCTGATTCAAACTGTTGACGATTGTGCTATGGTATAGGTAATCTTGACAACAAGTGACTGGGATGAGTGCAACTTTTGGCTTGCGGCATTGAAGCGTATGATCAA is part of the Panicum hallii strain FIL2 chromosome 2, PHallii_v3.1, whole genome shotgun sequence genome and encodes:
- the LOC112880101 gene encoding protein transport protein SEC31 homolog B isoform X3; this translates as MACIKSAQRAALTALAPDAPYLAAGTMSGAVDMSFSASANIEIFRLDFQSDSPDLPLLASAPSPDRFNRLSWSRPGAVEGDSFALGLLAGGLSDGSVAVWNPLSMISSEGKAEDAMVARLEKHTGPVCGLEFSELTPNRLASGAEQGELCIWDLKNPVEPVVYPPLKQSVGSSAQAEISCLSWNPKFQHILATTSSNGMTVVWDLRNQKPLTSFSDSIRRKSSVLQWNPDMSTQLIVASDDDTSPSLRVWDVRKTISPVREFVGHSKGVIAMSWCPYDSSFLLTCSKDNRTICWDTVSGEIISELPTSDNWNFDLHWYRKIPGVIAASSFDGKIGIYNLEFSGLYAASDAGAPARPRAPAPKWLKCPTGASFGFGGKLVAFHPAAPTQGAQVSSSEVHVHNLVIEQSLVSRSTEFEAAIQNGDKSSLRALCEKKSQESLSDEERETWGFLRVMFEDGDVARTKLLAHLGFEPPQAPTVDSTDELSQTLADTLNLDHGTTTDNADAQFLADNGDDFFNNPQPSEASLAEESISTNAEQIEQEMPGDVVPSDPSIDKSIQHALVVGDYKGAVKQCLAANRMADALVIAHAGGSALWESTRNQYLRKSISPYLKVVSAMVGNDLMSFVSTWPLSSWKETLALLCTFARKEEWNVLCDTLASRLLSVGNTLAATLCYICAGNIDKAVEIWSRNLKSEDGGKTYVDLLQDLMEKTITLALATGHKRFSASLSKLVENYAELLASQGLLKTAMEYLKLLGSDEHSHELAILRDRIAFSTEENDAARSSVSDSTGASSPYATNQSYITPDHSQNLYQVQSYNVPSNTYSDGYQQQPNAAFAYNNAYQPTQPAQMFVPPSAPISSQQPQGSAPVPVPPQTVKTFTPANPMSLKNAEQYHQPNTLGSQLYTGAANQPYSTASSAPYQSGPPPTFKPVQYQTTPVPSVGPTASVPGTVPNQMLPHSAAATNSTSRFMPSNNQGFVQRPGLSPAQPSSPTQAQAPAQPAPPAPPPTVQTADTSKVSAELRPVIATLTRLFDETSKALGGSQATQAKKREIEDNSRKIGALFAKLNSGDISPNVSSKLIQLCSALDSSDFATAMHLQVILTTSDWDECNFWLAALKRMIKTRQNFRM
- the LOC112880101 gene encoding protein transport protein SEC31 homolog B isoform X1; the protein is MACIKSAQRAALTALAPDAPYLAAGTMSGAVDMSFSASANIEIFRLDFQSDSPDLPLLASAPSPDRFNRLSWSRPGAVEGDSFALGLLAGGLSDGSVAVWNPLSMISSEGKAEDAMVARLEKHTGPVCGLEFSELTPNRLASGAEQGELCIWDLKNPVEPVVYPPLKQSVGSSAQAEISCLSWNPKFQHILATTSSNGMTVVWDLRNQKPLTSFSDSIRRKSSVLQWNPDMSTQLIVASDDDTSPSLRVWDVRKTISPVREFVGHSKGVIAMSWCPYDSSFLLTCSKDNRTICWDTVSGEIISELPTSDNWNFDLHWYRKIPGVIAASSFDGKIGIYNLEFSGLYAASDAGAPARPRAPAPKWLKCPTGASFGFGGKLVAFHPAAPTQGAQVSSSEVHVHNLVIEQSLVSRSTEFEAAIQNGDKSSLRALCEKKSQESLSDEERETWGFLRVMFEDGDVARTKLLAHLGFEPPQAPTVDSTDELSQTLADTLNLDHGTTTDNADAQFLADNGDDFFNNPQPSEASLAEESISTNAEQIEQEMPGDVVPSDPSIDKSIQHALVVGDYKGAVKQCLAANRMADALVIAHAGGSALWESTRNQYLRKSISPYLKVVSAMVGNDLMSFVSTWPLSSWKETLALLCTFARKEEWNVLCDTLASRLLSVGNTLAATLCYICAGNIDKAVEIWSRNLKSEDGGKTYVDLLQDLMEKTITLALATGHKRFSASLSKLVENYAELLASQGLLKTAMEYLKLLGSDEHSHELAILRDRIAFSTEENDAARSSVSDSTGASSPYATNQSYITPDHSQNLYQQVQSYNVPSNTYSDGYQQQPNAAFAYNNAYQPTQPAQMFVPPSAPISSQQPQGSAPVPVPPQTVKTFTPANPMSLKNAEQYHQPNTLGSQLYTGAANQPYSTASSAPYQSGPPPTFKPVQYQTTPVPSVGPTASVPGTVPNQMLPHSAAATNSTSRFMPSNNQGFVQRPGLSPAQPSSPTQAQAPAQPAPPAPPPTVQTADTSKVSAELRPVIATLTRLFDETSKALGGSQATQAKKREIEDNSRKIGALFAKLNSGDISPNVSSKLIQLCSALDSSDFATAMHLQVILTTSDWDECNFWLAALKRMIKTRQNFRM
- the LOC112880101 gene encoding protein transport protein SEC31 homolog B isoform X4, which encodes MACIKSAQRAALTALAPDAPYLAAGTMSGAVDMSFSASANIEIFRLDFQSDSPDLPLLASAPSPDRFNRLSWSRPGAVEGDSFALGLLAGGLSDGSVAVWNPLSMISSEGKAEDAMVARLEKHTGPVCGLEFSELTPNRLASGAEQGELCIWDLKNPVEPVVYPPLKQSVGSSAQAEISCLSWNPKFQHILATTSSNGMTVVWDLRNQKPLTSFSDSIRRKSSVLQWNPDMSTQLIVASDDDTSPSLRVWDVRKTISPVREFVGHSKGVIAMSWCPYDSSFLLTCSKDNRTICWDTVSGEIISELPTSDNWNFDLHWYRKIPGVIAASSFDGKIGIYNLEFSGLYAASDAGAPARPRAPAPKWLKCPTGASFGFGGKLVAFHPAAPTQGAQVSSSEVHVHNLVIEQSLVSRSTEFEAAIQNGDKSSLRALCEKKSQESLSDEERETWGFLRVMFEDGDVARTKLLAHLGFEPPQAPTVDSTDELSQTLADTLNLDHGTTTDNIEQEMPGDVVPSDPSIDKSIQHALVVGDYKGAVKQCLAANRMADALVIAHAGGSALWESTRNQYLRKSISPYLKVVSAMVGNDLMSFVSTWPLSSWKETLALLCTFARKEEWNVLCDTLASRLLSVGNTLAATLCYICAGNIDKAVEIWSRNLKSEDGGKTYVDLLQDLMEKTITLALATGHKRFSASLSKLVENYAELLASQGLLKTAMEYLKLLGSDEHSHELAILRDRIAFSTEENDAARSSVSDSTGASSPYATNQSYITPDHSQNLYQQVQSYNVPSNTYSDGYQQQPNAAFAYNNAYQPTQPAQMFVPPSAPISSQQPQGSAPVPVPPQTVKTFTPANPMSLKNAEQYHQPNTLGSQLYTGAANQPYSTASSAPYQSGPPPTFKPVQYQTTPVPSVGPTASVPGTVPNQMLPHSAAATNSTSRFMPSNNQGFVQRPGLSPAQPSSPTQAQAPAQPAPPAPPPTVQTADTSKVSAELRPVIATLTRLFDETSKALGGSQATQAKKREIEDNSRKIGALFAKLNSGDISPNVSSKLIQLCSALDSSDFATAMHLQVILTTSDWDECNFWLAALKRMIKTRQNFRM
- the LOC112880101 gene encoding protein transport protein SEC31 homolog B isoform X2 encodes the protein MACIKSAQRAALTALAPDAPYLAAGTMSGAVDMSFSASANIEIFRLDFQSDSPDLPLLASAPSPDRFNRLSWSRPGAVEGDSFALGLLAGGLSDGSVAVWNPLSMISSEGKAEDAMVARLEKHTGPVCGLEFSELTPNRLASGAEQGELCIWDLKNPVEPVVYPPLKSVGSSAQAEISCLSWNPKFQHILATTSSNGMTVVWDLRNQKPLTSFSDSIRRKSSVLQWNPDMSTQLIVASDDDTSPSLRVWDVRKTISPVREFVGHSKGVIAMSWCPYDSSFLLTCSKDNRTICWDTVSGEIISELPTSDNWNFDLHWYRKIPGVIAASSFDGKIGIYNLEFSGLYAASDAGAPARPRAPAPKWLKCPTGASFGFGGKLVAFHPAAPTQGAQVSSSEVHVHNLVIEQSLVSRSTEFEAAIQNGDKSSLRALCEKKSQESLSDEERETWGFLRVMFEDGDVARTKLLAHLGFEPPQAPTVDSTDELSQTLADTLNLDHGTTTDNADAQFLADNGDDFFNNPQPSEASLAEESISTNAEQIEQEMPGDVVPSDPSIDKSIQHALVVGDYKGAVKQCLAANRMADALVIAHAGGSALWESTRNQYLRKSISPYLKVVSAMVGNDLMSFVSTWPLSSWKETLALLCTFARKEEWNVLCDTLASRLLSVGNTLAATLCYICAGNIDKAVEIWSRNLKSEDGGKTYVDLLQDLMEKTITLALATGHKRFSASLSKLVENYAELLASQGLLKTAMEYLKLLGSDEHSHELAILRDRIAFSTEENDAARSSVSDSTGASSPYATNQSYITPDHSQNLYQQVQSYNVPSNTYSDGYQQQPNAAFAYNNAYQPTQPAQMFVPPSAPISSQQPQGSAPVPVPPQTVKTFTPANPMSLKNAEQYHQPNTLGSQLYTGAANQPYSTASSAPYQSGPPPTFKPVQYQTTPVPSVGPTASVPGTVPNQMLPHSAAATNSTSRFMPSNNQGFVQRPGLSPAQPSSPTQAQAPAQPAPPAPPPTVQTADTSKVSAELRPVIATLTRLFDETSKALGGSQATQAKKREIEDNSRKIGALFAKLNSGDISPNVSSKLIQLCSALDSSDFATAMHLQVILTTSDWDECNFWLAALKRMIKTRQNFRM